In a single window of the Papaver somniferum cultivar HN1 chromosome 8, ASM357369v1, whole genome shotgun sequence genome:
- the LOC113306958 gene encoding agamous-like MADS-box protein AGL29, whose amino-acid sequence MMMNQVTMIEMKTQKKGGDGRKRIKIEKIKDKSRLQVTFSKRRKGLFKKATELSILTGAQVALIAFSPAGKPYVCGNPDLLLDRFVNGEASEIHQRDHNDPEQRRYMEVEQELEAEKKRGVFLESLINCDLGVGNDKSWWDTYVDGLSLDELKQMKSDMEQLQKCVAQRSNDLKMNNNTASSSSSYEDKSLALMNLPAGNDDIVDDDYLNEEMVNELVFGFDPQEYDFGTTTSTDQEITADMFSDDYYY is encoded by the coding sequence ATGATGATGAATCAAGTGACGATGATAGAGATGAAGACACAGAAAAAGGGAGGAGATGGTCGTAAGAGGATTAAGATcgaaaaaataaaagacaaatcAAGATTACAAGTTACATTCTCCAAAAGACGAAAGGGTTTGTTCAAGAAGGCGACTGAATTATCTATTTTAACTGGTGCACAAGTAGCACTGATTGCCTTTTCTCCTGCGGGAAAACCATATGTTTGTGGGAATCCTGATCTCCTACTCGATCGATTTGTTAATGGTGAAGCATCTGAAATTCATCAGAGAGATCATAACGATCCAGAACAGAGGAGGTATATGGAAGTTGAGCAAGAATTAGAAGCTGAAAAGAAAAGAGGGGTTTTCTTGGAGTCTCTGATAAATTGTGATTTGGGGGTTGGTAATGATAAATCTTGGTGGGATACATATGTTGATGGATTGAGTTTGGATGAATTAAAACAGATGAAAAGTGATATGGAACAACTCCAGAAGTGTGTTGCACAGAGATCTAATGACTTAAAGATGAACAATAACacagcttcttcttcatcttcgtatGAAGATAAGTCCCTTGCGTTGATGAATTTACCGGCTGGTAATGATGacattgttgatgatgattatctGAATGAAGAGATGGTTAATGAGTTAGTCTTTGGTTTTGATCCTCAAGAGTATGATTTTGGGACTACAACTTCTACTGATCAAGAAATCACTGCGGACATGTTTTCTGATGACTACTACTACTAG